One Roseimaritima multifibrata DNA window includes the following coding sequences:
- a CDS encoding TolC family protein: protein MIRLGIVLLIVQTVTTIHAFEPSPSDLGNVPTWTAEQVRLWAADHASGANALDAESRAIACSIDRKKEDQCQQAALMQRVLADLAIHDRNRAAAEGLTVYYRIVSLQQQLETLYEAEDTLDALIQLAEKAAELEIAEGNANDLQQQRLKIRSQKIDAEYGIQKLQIRLARLTCQPLSVAKQAVLIDPIETEVSTLDEEAAVADGLQRRADLRAIHTLCRCINNDTAPAARTMLGAIQPGLGLAATVATKSSLLSGLCDQGQDACARRDQCRQLAAQQQGTIEDEIRMAWLELQASLQRDRLSQERVELANQAAQQANRAVEIEQRPAGTDLQASLEALRVQGERQARQLEQTLADVKLLEARGAAFPL from the coding sequence ATGATTCGTCTTGGAATCGTCCTGCTGATTGTGCAAACGGTAACAACGATCCATGCGTTTGAGCCAAGCCCTTCGGACTTGGGAAACGTTCCGACCTGGACTGCGGAACAAGTACGCCTGTGGGCAGCCGACCATGCGAGCGGTGCCAATGCGTTGGATGCTGAAAGTCGAGCGATCGCCTGTTCGATCGACCGAAAGAAGGAGGACCAGTGCCAGCAAGCGGCATTGATGCAGCGCGTCCTTGCCGACTTGGCGATCCACGATCGAAATCGCGCCGCCGCAGAAGGCCTGACGGTCTACTACCGCATTGTTTCCCTCCAGCAGCAACTTGAGACACTTTACGAAGCGGAAGACACGCTCGATGCGTTGATTCAGTTGGCCGAAAAAGCTGCGGAACTAGAGATCGCTGAAGGGAACGCAAACGATCTGCAACAACAGCGACTGAAAATCCGATCGCAAAAGATCGATGCGGAATATGGCATCCAAAAATTACAGATCCGGCTTGCCCGTCTAACCTGCCAACCTCTTTCGGTTGCCAAGCAAGCGGTCCTCATCGATCCAATCGAAACCGAAGTCTCCACGCTGGACGAAGAAGCCGCGGTTGCGGACGGCCTTCAGCGACGCGCCGACCTGCGTGCGATCCATACGCTTTGTCGTTGCATCAACAACGACACCGCTCCGGCGGCTCGCACGATGCTAGGTGCCATCCAACCTGGACTGGGCCTCGCAGCCACCGTTGCCACCAAGTCATCCCTGCTTTCCGGATTGTGTGACCAGGGCCAAGATGCCTGTGCACGGCGCGACCAGTGCCGCCAATTGGCCGCACAACAGCAGGGGACCATCGAAGACGAAATCCGCATGGCATGGCTTGAACTGCAAGCCTCCCTGCAGCGGGATCGGTTATCACAGGAACGCGTAGAACTAGCAAACCAAGCCGCCCAGCAAGCGAACCGAGCTGTGGAAATCGAACAACGCCCTGCCGGCACCGATTTACAGGCCTCGCTGGAAGCCCTGCGAGTCCAAGGGGAACGGCAAGCCCGACAGTTGGAACAGACGCTGGCCGACGTTAAACTACTGGAAGCTAGAGGTGCAGCCTTCCCGCTCTAA